From one Triticum urartu cultivar G1812 chromosome 3, Tu2.1, whole genome shotgun sequence genomic stretch:
- the LOC125544897 gene encoding protein PAT1 homolog 1-like, translating to MPGAEADGAGGAGASSSSTADSFDAGQYAFFGKEPRDGLELGCLEADGGHGNGGGFSGPEDGGLYRLSSVGEEIDNLSNLSDVDDLASTFAKLNRTISGTRNPGVIGDRRSISRGSSLTVDWTEDVEFPNYQDILENEEFQEGKRWWSSQSHSLVQQGDSKPLSRTSSYPQQPLQHRSSEPITGPKSPPFTSFPPPGGRSPHPAQGLTRHGSIPSFGAGIQMGSPSMPLPGSPYHMVGLPHGLPYGGSMPFGGPNMHVGNPMQNDWSNQANLFTGEHLNLLPNLLQKQISLPNSPMSSLLFSQQQQRLAQLQPSHHQNYLNLPPHLFYHHHPPEIPGRFESATSLPSSRDKRSRSGRGKHSLRFSQPPSDTTGSQNGESGGLKFRSKYMSSEEIESILRMQHSASHSSDPYVVDYYHQACMAKKGSSSKQKTNFSPTSVKDLPSKSRSSGDQHAYLQVDALGRVSFSSIRRPRSLLEVDNPLSGEGPHDQKSSVRSLEKEPMLAARVTVEDAIGLLLEVDDIDRLLQSSQAQENSFQLRRRRQVLLEGLAASLQLADPLGPSKSANSSGLAPKDDIVFLRIVSLPKGRKLLARYIRLIVPGSELTRIVCMAIFRHLRFLFGGLPSDSSAAETTVALAKTVSTCAHHMELGALSACLAAVVCSSEQPPLRPLGSSAGDGASLIIKSVLDRATELLTDQRAVSSYTPSNRALWQASFDAFFGLLTKYCLSKYESILQMFVMQASGSVIGSEASQAPSREMPVELLRASLPHTNEQQRQMLLDFAQRTTPASSFNPPGASGGHISSESVPG from the exons ATGCCGGGCGCTGAGGCCGACGGCGCCGGCGGCGccggcgcctcctcctcctccactgcAG ATAGTTTTGACGCCGGGCAGTACGCCTTCTTCGGGAAGGAGCCGCGCGACGGGCTCGAGCTAGGTTGCTTGGAGGCTGATGGTGGCCATGGCAATGGCGGTGGATTCAGCGGGCCAGAGGATGGTGGCTTGTACCGGCTCTCTTCGGTTGGAGAAGAG ATTGACAATCTAAGTAACTTGTCGGACGTCGATGATCTTGCGAGTACTTTTGCTAAG TTGAACCGAACCATTAGTGGAACACGGAATCCTGGTGTTATCGGTGACAGACGATCCATTTCAAGAGGAA GTTCTTTAACTGTCGATTGGACTGAGGATGTAGAGTTTCCCAATTATCAAGATATATTAGAAAATGAGGAATTCCAGGAAGGTAAAAGATGGTGGTCATCACAGTCACATTCTTTGGTGCAGCAAGGGGACAGCAAACCGCTAAGTCGAACATCTTCCTATCCTCAGCAGCCACTGCAGCACCGTTCCAGTGAACCTATCACAGGACCAAAGTCTCCTCCGTTTACCTCGTTTCCGCCACCAGGTGGTAGATCACCACATCCTGCTCAAGGTCTTACACGTCATGGGAGCATTCCATCATTTGGAGCTGGGATACAGATGGGTTCTCCGAGCATGCCACTGCCAGGTTCCCCGTATCATATGGTTGGGTTACCTCATGGACTACCATATGGGGGAAGCATGCCCTTTGGTGGTCCTAATATGCATGTAGGCAATCCAATGCAAAATGACTGGTCAAACCAAGCCAACCTGTTCACTGGGGAGCACCTTAATCTACTGCCAAACTTATTACAGAAACAAATATCGCTTCCGAATAGCCCAATGTCATCACTGCTATTCTCTCAGCAACAGCAGAGATTGGCACAGCTCCAACCATCCCACCATCAGAATTACCTAAATTTACCACCCCACCTATTCTACCATCATCACCCCCCAGAGATACCAGGCAGGTTTGAATCTGCTACCAGTCTTCCTTCATCAAGAGACAAGAGATCAAGATCAGGAAGGGGAAAACACAGTTTACGTTTTTCTCAACCACCATCTGATACTACTGGTAGTCAGAACGGTGAGAGTGGTGGACTGAAGTTTAGATCCAAGTACATGTCATCTGAAGAGATCGAGTCTATTCTAAGAATGCAGCACTCGGCAAGTCACAGCAGTGATCCTTATGTTGTTGATTATTATCATCAAGCTTGCATGGCAAAAAAGGGTTCCAGTTCTAAGCAAAAGACCAATTTCTCCCCAACATCAGTTAAAGACTTGCCCTCCAAGTCTAGATCAAGTGGTGACCAGCATGCATATCTTCAGGTCGATGCTCTTGGGAGAGTTTCTTTCTCTTCCATTCGCAGGCCCCGGTCTCTTCTTGAAGTTGACAATCCTTTGTCAGGTGAGGGTCCTCATGATCAGAAGTCTTCCGTGAGGTCCCTGGAGAAAGAACCTATGCTAGCAGCCAGGGTCACTGTTGAAGATGCCATTGGTCTTCTTCTTGAGGTGGATGATATTGACAGGCTCCTGCAGTCTAGCCAGGCACAGGAGAATAGCTTTCAGCTGAGGCGAAGGCGACAAGTTCTCCTTGAAGGTCTAGCCGCATCACTTCAGCTTGCTGACCCTCTTGGGCCCAGCAAATCTGCCAATTCATCTGGTTTAGCCCCTAAGGATGATATTGTCTTTCTTCGCATTGTTTCTCTTCCCAAAGGACGTAAGCTTCTGGCTCGTTATATCCGGCTTATTGTCCCTGGAAGCGAGTTGACCAGGATTGTGTGCATGGCTATTTTCCGACACCTGAGGTTCTTGTTTGGGGGTTTACCATCAGATTCAAGTGCAGCAGAGACAACAGTTGCTCTGGCAAAGACTGTTTCGACTTGTGCTCACCATATGGAGCTTGGTGCTCTTAGTGCTTGCCTTGCTGCAGTCGTCTGTTCATCTGAACAACCACCTCTCCGTCCTCTTGGTAGCTCTGCTGGTGACGGGGCTTCTCTTATTATCAAGTCAGTACTGGACCGAGCAACTGAGTTGCTGACTGATCAGCGTGCCGTATCCAGCTATACCCCGTCAAACCGAGCTCTCTGGCAGGCATCGTTTGATGCTTTCTTTGGGCTTCTGACAAAATACTGCCTCAGTAAGTATGAAAGTATTCTGCAGATGTTTGTGATGCAGGCATCAGGCTCTGTGATTGGATCTGAAGCCTCTCAAGCACCCAGCAGGGAGATGCCAGTAGAGTTGCTACGTGCAAGCCTCCCTCACACAAACGAGCAGCAACGGCAGATGCTGCTTGATTTCGCTCAGAGAACCACGCCTGCCAGCAGTTTTAATCCCCCTGGTGCTAGCGGTGGACACATCTCTTCTGAATCGGTTCCTGGTTAA
- the LOC125548665 gene encoding protein STRICTOSIDINE SYNTHASE-LIKE 10-like, with the protein MGCSMSRLVKATIAVVLLVMIFTSGAMTATSLDATRIQQLPLADGLLQGPESVAFDAQGHGPYSGVSDGRILRWDGDKIGWTTYAYGPGYDEDMCRASIFRPATSMESQCGRPLGLQFHHKSGDLYVADACRGLMRVGPRGGEATVLVNAVDDKPLRFTNGVDVDQVTGQVYFTDSSMNYDRTNHELVTRSGDSTGRLMRYDPRTGDVTVLQTRLAYANGVAISTDRTHLIVASTGPCKLLRHWIKGAKAGTSEPFADLPGYPDNVRPDRRGGYWVALHGEKNELPSRPNSHMLAVRIGAGGEILEEMRGAKRVKPAEVMERDNGKLYVGSIDLPYVGVVTRK; encoded by the coding sequence ATGGGCTGCTCCATGAGCCGGTTGGTCAAGGCGACGATCGCGGTCGTCTTGCTCGTCATGATCTTCACGTCCGGCGCAATGACGGCCACCAGCTTGGACGCCACCCGGATCCAGCAGCTGCCGTTGGCGGACGGACTTCTCCAGGGGCCAGAGAGCGTCGCCTTCGACGCCCAAGGGCACGGCCCATATAGCGGCGTCTCCGACGGCCGCATCCTCAGATGGGACGGGGACAAGATAGGCTGGACCACTTACGCGTACGGCCCTGGCTACGACGAAGACATGTGCAGGGCTTCGATATTCCGCCCGGCAACTTCCATGGAGAGTCAGTGTGGCCGGCCGCTCGGTTTGCAGTTTCACCACAAGTCTGGGGATCTATACGTGGCCGACGCCTGCAGGGGACTCATGCGGGTTGGTCCTCGTGGCGGGGAAGCCACGGTATTGGTCAATGCGGTTGATGATAAACCTCTCCGCTTCACCAACGGGGTTGATGTCGACCAGGTCACCGGTCAAGTCTACTTCACCGATAGCTCTATGAACTATGACAGGACGAATCATGAGCTGGTCACAAGATCTGGGGACTCAACAGGGCGTCTCATGAGGTACGACCCACGTACCGGTGACGTCACGGTCCTCCAAACACGCCTGGCATATGCAAACGGCGTCGCTATCAGCACCGACCGTACGCATCTAATAGTCGCATCTACCGGGCCGTGCAAACTGCTGAGGCACTGGATCAAAGGGGCCAAGGCGGGGACATCTGAGCCATTTGCCGATCTCCCTGGCTACCCCGATAACGTGAGGCCTGACAGAAGGGGAGGTTACTGGGTGGCATTACATGGCGAGAAGAATGAATTGCCCTCTCGCCCCAATAGCCATATGCTCGCTGTGAGGATCGGAGCTGGCGGCGAGATACTCGAAGAGATGAGGGGGGCCAAGCGTGTGAAGCCTGCAGAGGTCATGGAAAGAGACAATGGGAAGCTTTACGTAGGCTCTATTGACTTGCCCTATGTCGGTGTAGTTACACGCAAGTAG